The Beijerinckiaceae bacterium RH AL1 genome has a segment encoding these proteins:
- a CDS encoding Permease YjgP/YjgQ family protein (ID:RHAL1_02266;~source:Prodigal:2.6), whose protein sequence is MIGLTLGRYLSSRFFRMIVAVFSTIFSLVFVIDFVELLRRTGNIKGVTTGTVAFLSFLRTPAVSEQVLPFCVLFGSMAVFLNLTRKLELLVARASGVSVWQFLFPPVLIALLIGIFSVTVLNPLSAHMKERADVMEAKIFGAPAQSADDSAPPQPQVWIRQSGVDGGSILSVMKASPDNTILTDVTAYVYDLDGRFAARIRAAHATLEPGAWRLQDGEVSASGEKPMPFKTYMLATNLKPGEVSDGSMSAEAVPFWDLPTLREETESAGLDGSGYRLQYQTLLARPLLLVAMTLIAAAFSLRFFRFGGIGKFVGGGVAAGFVLYVATKFVGDLGGSGVLTPPVAAWSPAIVASMLGTLALLNQEDG, encoded by the coding sequence ATGATCGGGTTGACCCTCGGCCGCTATCTGTCCTCCCGGTTCTTCCGGATGATCGTGGCGGTCTTTTCGACCATCTTCAGTCTCGTTTTCGTGATCGACTTCGTCGAGCTGCTGCGTCGCACCGGCAACATCAAGGGCGTGACGACGGGCACGGTCGCGTTCCTCTCGTTCCTGCGCACGCCGGCGGTTTCCGAGCAGGTGCTGCCGTTCTGCGTCCTGTTCGGCTCGATGGCCGTGTTCTTGAACCTGACCCGCAAGCTCGAGCTGCTCGTCGCGCGCGCCTCCGGCGTCTCCGTCTGGCAGTTCCTGTTCCCGCCGGTGCTCATCGCGCTCCTCATCGGCATCTTCTCGGTGACGGTGCTCAACCCGTTGTCCGCGCACATGAAAGAGCGCGCCGACGTCATGGAGGCGAAAATCTTCGGCGCGCCGGCCCAGTCGGCCGACGATAGCGCGCCGCCGCAGCCGCAGGTCTGGATCCGGCAAAGCGGCGTCGACGGCGGGTCGATCCTGAGCGTGATGAAGGCGTCCCCGGACAACACGATCCTCACCGACGTCACCGCCTACGTCTACGATCTGGACGGGCGCTTCGCGGCGCGCATCCGCGCCGCGCACGCCACGCTGGAGCCGGGCGCCTGGCGCTTGCAGGACGGCGAGGTGTCTGCGTCGGGAGAGAAGCCGATGCCCTTCAAGACCTACATGCTGGCGACCAACCTCAAGCCGGGCGAGGTCTCCGACGGCTCGATGTCGGCCGAGGCGGTGCCGTTCTGGGACCTGCCGACCTTGCGAGAAGAGACCGAAAGCGCCGGTCTCGACGGCTCCGGCTACCGCCTGCAATACCAGACCCTGCTCGCGCGCCCGCTCCTGCTCGTCGCGATGACCCTGATCGCCGCCGCCTTTTCATTAAGATTTTTCCGGTTTGGTGGGATCGGTAAGTTCGTGGGTGGTGGCGTAGCGGCGGGGTTCGTGCTTTACGTGGCGACGAAATTCGTCGGAGACCTGGGGGGGTCAGGCGTGCTCACTCCGCCTGTCGCCGCTTGGTCGCCGGCGATCGTCGCGAGCATGCTAGGCACGCTCGCCCTGCTGAACCAGGAGGACGGTTGA
- the lptD gene encoding LPS-assembly protein LptD (ID:RHAL1_02267;~source:Prodigal:2.6), with translation MIAGLLVAASFVGATTLALPTPAAAQLASKADPDAKKMLVEADELVQNQNDNTVTASGNVRIYYDGRTLEADRVVYNKTTKRVVAVGHAKMTEKDGTVSRGDKFDLTDDFHDGFIESLRSDTPQQTHFSSPRTERVADDTTTFEKGTYSACDACKDHPSRPPLWRVRAQRIIHKNDEKMIYYEDARLEFLGIPVAYTPWMSAPDPTVTKKSGLLTPNTTYRSQLGYGVGVPVFYNLAPNYDLTVTPTIYSEQGFFGAAEFRQKFANGLYYIRVSGIDELNPDQFYLPPYGAGRQRLRGDIDTKGEFDLSPEWKFGWSVTALSDKYYLNDYQIPADTLASNYISESISTIYLTGQGDRSFFDLRGYYIEGLTSYDIQQQQPIVHPVLDYNRTVDIDPAKTHGVGGQLEFDFNLTSLSAAAASYEAVGARTLDSAYNLYDVCNTYMPGRVIGSSCLLRGIGGDYTRATGSVDYQRKFIDPLGEVWTPFAFARFSGETLNLNTSNTYSFANNGNYSSFSNASQPGFLPGSTGDTGNIIPGVGVEYRYPFMAYTKFGSIVVEPIGQIIARPDNVIGTRSLVNIDSQSLVFDSTNLFDWSKYSGYDQFETGLRANYGGQLAVNFKNGGYFNVLAGQSAQLAGTNSYATADAANVGLSSGLDTRMSDYVIGTNVSPLPLLSLGTQARFDDATFEMRRIDTTLNLNLGPLTGGVQFANYDAQPLIGYSVRREGLSLNSKYKFAEHYFVQGNITFDMSRQYYSPLIIGSMNASPWTIAASGLGFGYEDECTTFTVNYTSSYQYNAGFTQRDTSVVATLSLRTLGDIKLNRASTSQTGSGTTNTLPTTGVDGVR, from the coding sequence ATGATCGCGGGCCTCCTCGTTGCGGCTTCGTTTGTCGGCGCTACTACGCTTGCGCTCCCGACGCCTGCAGCAGCGCAGCTGGCGAGCAAGGCCGACCCCGACGCCAAAAAGATGCTCGTCGAGGCCGACGAACTCGTCCAGAATCAGAACGACAACACGGTAACCGCTTCCGGCAACGTGCGAATCTATTACGACGGCCGCACGCTGGAAGCCGACCGCGTCGTCTACAACAAGACGACGAAGCGCGTCGTGGCGGTCGGCCACGCCAAGATGACAGAGAAGGACGGCACCGTCTCGCGCGGCGACAAGTTCGACCTGACGGACGACTTTCACGACGGCTTCATCGAGAGCTTGCGCAGCGACACGCCGCAGCAGACCCATTTCTCCTCGCCGCGGACGGAGCGCGTCGCCGACGACACGACGACCTTCGAGAAGGGGACCTATTCCGCCTGCGACGCTTGCAAGGACCATCCCTCGCGACCGCCTCTTTGGCGGGTGCGTGCCCAGCGCATCATCCACAAGAACGACGAGAAGATGATCTACTACGAGGATGCGCGCCTCGAGTTCCTCGGTATTCCTGTCGCCTACACGCCCTGGATGTCGGCGCCCGATCCGACGGTGACGAAGAAGTCCGGCCTGCTGACGCCGAATACGACGTACCGCTCGCAGCTCGGCTACGGCGTCGGCGTGCCTGTATTCTACAACCTCGCGCCCAATTACGACCTGACCGTCACGCCGACGATCTATTCCGAGCAGGGCTTCTTCGGCGCGGCCGAATTCCGCCAGAAGTTCGCAAACGGCCTCTACTATATCCGCGTGTCTGGTATCGACGAGCTGAATCCGGACCAGTTCTATCTGCCGCCCTACGGCGCCGGGCGTCAGCGCCTGCGCGGCGACATCGACACCAAGGGCGAGTTCGACCTGTCCCCCGAGTGGAAGTTTGGCTGGAGCGTCACGGCGCTTTCCGACAAGTACTACCTGAACGACTACCAGATCCCCGCCGACACACTGGCCTCGAACTACATCAGCGAGTCGATTTCGACGATCTACCTCACCGGCCAGGGCGATCGCAGCTTCTTCGACCTGCGCGGATATTACATCGAGGGCCTGACCTCCTACGACATCCAGCAGCAGCAGCCAATCGTCCATCCGGTGCTGGACTACAATCGCACCGTCGACATCGATCCGGCGAAGACTCACGGCGTCGGCGGCCAGCTCGAGTTCGACTTCAACCTGACGAGCCTCTCGGCTGCCGCCGCGTCTTACGAGGCGGTCGGCGCCCGCACGCTCGACAGCGCCTACAATCTCTACGACGTCTGCAACACCTACATGCCGGGCCGTGTCATCGGCAGCTCGTGCCTGTTGCGCGGCATCGGCGGCGACTACACTCGCGCCACCGGCTCGGTCGACTACCAGCGCAAGTTCATCGACCCGCTCGGCGAGGTTTGGACGCCGTTCGCTTTCGCGCGGTTCAGCGGCGAGACGCTGAACCTTAATACGTCGAACACCTATTCTTTCGCGAACAACGGCAACTACTCGTCGTTCTCCAACGCCTCGCAGCCCGGCTTCCTGCCCGGCTCGACTGGCGATACCGGCAACATCATCCCCGGCGTCGGCGTCGAGTATCGGTATCCGTTCATGGCCTACACGAAGTTCGGCTCGATCGTCGTCGAGCCAATCGGCCAGATTATCGCGCGCCCCGACAACGTCATCGGCACGCGATCGCTGGTTAACATCGACTCACAAAGCCTCGTCTTCGATTCGACCAACCTGTTCGACTGGAGCAAGTACTCCGGCTACGACCAGTTCGAGACGGGCTTGCGGGCCAACTACGGCGGCCAGCTCGCGGTCAACTTCAAGAACGGCGGCTACTTCAACGTGCTCGCCGGCCAATCCGCTCAGCTCGCCGGCACCAATTCCTATGCGACGGCCGACGCCGCCAACGTGGGCCTGAGCTCCGGCCTGGACACACGGATGTCCGACTATGTCATCGGCACAAATGTGTCGCCGCTGCCGCTTCTCTCGCTCGGCACCCAGGCCCGCTTCGACGACGCGACCTTCGAGATGCGCCGGATCGACACGACGCTCAACCTCAACCTTGGACCGCTGACCGGCGGCGTCCAGTTCGCCAACTACGACGCGCAGCCGCTGATCGGCTACTCGGTGCGCCGCGAGGGCCTGTCCCTCAACTCCAAATACAAGTTCGCCGAGCATTATTTCGTGCAGGGCAACATCACCTTTGATATGAGCCGCCAGTACTACTCGCCGCTGATCATCGGCTCCATGAACGCGAGCCCCTGGACGATCGCGGCCTCCGGCCTCGGTTTCGGCTACGAGGACGAGTGCACGACCTTCACGGTCAACTACACATCGTCCTACCAGTACAATGCCGGCTTCACGCAGCGCGACACGTCCGTTGTGGCAACCTTATCGCTGCGCACCCTTGGCGACATCAAGCTCAACCGCGCCTCGACGAGTCAGACGGGCAGCGGCACAACCAATACCTTGCCGACCACGGGCGTGGACGGGGTGCGCTAA
- a CDS encoding hypothetical protein (ID:RHAL1_02268;~conserved exported protein of unknown function;~source:Prodigal:2.6) yields the protein MALCSASIFLRLATVLGLAVATVAMASAPAAAQEVVVSVNGDPITSYDLEQREKLLRGLHKPAGRDAAIESLISDRLMAREASRYGINISDEEIGSQIAEDARKAKMTPQAFAAEASRTGASPEHVRNHFKSELAYNVLIKGLNRGVEASETQIRSELAREKGKSGVTDYTIRQVVFTLSPSDGPAQVEAALKQATALRTRFTSCDSGIAYAKTLPGVAIRAKLTRDSTQLSDEIKQVLDAMPVGHLSAPTRSGNGIELIALCGRGAPANDDQLRKQIGDRILSEHLESVAAQRYREMRATAVIERPRG from the coding sequence ATGGCCCTTTGTTCTGCTTCCATCTTTCTCAGGCTCGCGACCGTCTTGGGCCTCGCCGTGGCCACGGTCGCGATGGCGTCTGCGCCGGCGGCGGCGCAGGAAGTCGTCGTGTCGGTCAACGGCGACCCGATCACCTCCTATGATCTCGAGCAGCGGGAGAAGCTGCTGCGCGGCCTGCACAAGCCGGCCGGCCGGGACGCCGCCATCGAGAGCCTGATCTCCGACCGTCTCATGGCGCGCGAGGCCTCCCGTTACGGGATCAACATCTCCGACGAGGAGATCGGCTCCCAGATCGCGGAGGACGCGCGCAAAGCGAAGATGACGCCGCAAGCCTTCGCGGCGGAGGCGAGCCGCACCGGCGCCTCGCCCGAGCACGTGCGCAACCACTTCAAGTCCGAGCTCGCCTACAACGTCCTCATCAAGGGCCTGAACCGCGGCGTCGAGGCGAGCGAGACCCAGATCCGCAGCGAGCTCGCGCGCGAGAAGGGCAAGTCGGGCGTCACCGACTACACGATCCGCCAGGTCGTCTTCACGCTGAGCCCCAGCGACGGGCCGGCGCAGGTCGAGGCCGCCCTGAAGCAGGCGACCGCGCTCCGCACGCGGTTCACGAGCTGCGACAGCGGCATCGCCTACGCCAAGACGCTGCCGGGCGTCGCCATCCGCGCCAAGCTGACGCGCGACTCGACGCAGCTCAGCGACGAGATCAAGCAGGTCCTCGATGCGATGCCTGTCGGCCACCTCAGCGCGCCGACGCGCTCCGGCAACGGCATCGAGCTGATCGCGCTCTGCGGCCGCGGCGCGCCCGCCAACGACGATCAGCTGCGCAAGCAGATCGGCGACAGGATCCTCAGCGAGCATCTGGAGTCGGTCGCCGCCCAGCGCTACCGCGAGATGCGCGCAACCGCGGTCATCGAACGCCCGCGCGGATGA
- the pdxA gene encoding 4-hydroxythreonine-4-phosphate dehydrogenase (ID:RHAL1_02269;~source:Prodigal:2.6) produces MSDAGRPLALTRGDPSGIGLEIALKAWAALHDEPGANPFILVEDVAHAQRAAARLGFDVPMVATTAAEAATVFPDALPILPLDAETRGVPGKPDAADAPGTIASMTRCVELVAAGRASAVVTLPISKEVLHRVGFAHPGHTEFMGELATRCFGTVSPKPVMLLWSPELAVVPATIHVPLSAVPGLVTGALIVETVRIVARDMRQRFGLAAPRIAVAGLNPHASEGGDIGREDIDIVAPALDVLRAEGIAVTGPHPADTLFHASARARYDVAVTMYHDQGLIPIKTLAFDTGVNVTLGLPFVRTSPDHGTAFDIAGRGIASEASLVAALRLAARLAAAGRSI; encoded by the coding sequence ATGAGCGATGCCGGGCGCCCGCTGGCTCTGACCCGCGGGGATCCCTCCGGGATCGGCCTCGAGATCGCGCTGAAAGCCTGGGCTGCGCTGCATGACGAGCCCGGTGCCAACCCCTTCATCCTCGTCGAGGATGTCGCGCACGCGCAGCGCGCGGCGGCCCGGCTCGGCTTCGACGTGCCGATGGTCGCGACGACCGCCGCCGAGGCGGCCACCGTCTTTCCCGATGCCTTGCCGATCCTGCCGCTCGACGCCGAGACGCGCGGCGTGCCGGGCAAGCCGGACGCCGCCGACGCTCCGGGCACGATCGCCTCGATGACCCGCTGCGTCGAGCTCGTCGCCGCGGGCCGCGCATCCGCCGTCGTGACGCTGCCGATCTCGAAGGAGGTGCTGCACCGCGTCGGCTTCGCCCATCCCGGCCACACCGAGTTCATGGGCGAGCTTGCGACGCGCTGCTTCGGCACCGTGTCGCCGAAGCCGGTGATGTTGCTGTGGTCGCCGGAGCTCGCCGTCGTGCCGGCGACGATCCACGTCCCTCTCTCCGCCGTGCCCGGGCTCGTGACGGGCGCGCTCATCGTCGAGACCGTGCGGATCGTCGCGCGCGATATGCGCCAGCGCTTCGGGCTCGCGGCGCCGCGCATCGCCGTCGCGGGCCTCAACCCGCATGCCAGCGAGGGCGGCGATATCGGTCGCGAGGACATCGACATCGTCGCGCCCGCCCTCGACGTGCTCCGCGCCGAGGGGATCGCGGTGACCGGCCCGCATCCCGCCGACACGCTGTTCCACGCCTCAGCGCGCGCCCGCTACGACGTCGCCGTCACGATGTACCACGACCAGGGACTGATCCCGATCAAGACGCTGGCCTTCGACACTGGCGTCAACGTCACGCTCGGCCTGCCCTTCGTGCGGACCTCGCCCGACCACGGCACGGCGTTCGACATCGCCGGCCGCGGGATTGCCAGCGAAGCGAGCCTCGTCGCCGCGCTGCGGCTCGCGGCACGCCTCGCCGCGGCGGGTCGATCGATATAG
- a CDS encoding MarR family transcriptional regulator (ID:RHAL1_02270;~source:Prodigal:2.6), with translation MVSAIAAVRGFSRFYTQLVGALDPRFLDSDLTLAEARLLFEIAQTEAPVASDLQASLGFDAGYVSRILRRFETDGLIERERDASDSRRRPIVLTAKGRAAYAALNERQRDKVAEMLAPLAPSARSDLVAALGTARALLGTPTPAFTIRTFRIGDIGLLAGRQSILYTEAFGWGRGIETNISETTAAFLRGFMPGREQCWIAEVDGVMAGSVMLTDEGRGLCRLRLLYVEPFARGLGVGKALVRTCLAFAREVGYTEMMLWTHTILETARRIYAAEGFELTQTEMHEEFGVPLQGETWRLRLAPA, from the coding sequence ATGGTTTCCGCCATCGCCGCCGTGCGCGGCTTCTCCCGCTTCTACACCCAGCTCGTGGGCGCGCTCGATCCGCGCTTTCTCGACAGCGACCTGACGCTCGCCGAGGCGCGGCTGCTGTTCGAGATCGCGCAGACGGAGGCGCCGGTCGCCTCGGATCTGCAGGCTTCGCTGGGCTTCGATGCCGGCTACGTCAGCCGCATCCTGCGCCGCTTCGAGACCGACGGGCTCATCGAGCGCGAGCGCGATGCCAGCGACAGTCGCCGGCGGCCGATCGTCCTCACGGCGAAAGGCCGCGCGGCCTATGCCGCACTCAACGAGCGCCAGCGCGACAAGGTCGCCGAGATGCTGGCGCCGCTGGCGCCGAGCGCACGCAGCGATCTCGTCGCGGCGCTCGGCACGGCGCGCGCGCTTCTCGGCACGCCGACGCCGGCCTTCACGATCCGCACCTTCCGCATCGGCGACATCGGCCTCCTCGCCGGCCGCCAGTCGATCCTCTACACCGAGGCCTTCGGCTGGGGCCGCGGGATCGAGACCAACATCAGCGAGACGACCGCGGCGTTCCTGCGCGGCTTCATGCCGGGCCGCGAGCAATGCTGGATCGCCGAGGTCGACGGCGTGATGGCCGGCTCGGTGATGCTCACCGACGAAGGACGCGGCCTGTGTCGTCTGCGCCTGCTCTATGTCGAGCCGTTCGCGCGCGGCCTCGGCGTCGGCAAGGCGCTGGTGCGCACCTGTCTCGCCTTCGCGCGGGAGGTCGGGTACACTGAGATGATGCTTTGGACCCACACCATCCTGGAGACGGCGCGCCGCATCTATGCCGCGGAAGGCTTCGAGCTGACGCAGACCGAGATGCACGAGGAGTTCGGCGTGCCGCTGCAGGGCGAGACGTGGCGGCTGCGGCTCGCACCGGCTTGA
- the rsmA gene encoding Ribosomal RNA small subunit methyltransferase A (ID:RHAL1_02271;~source:Prodigal:2.6), producing MSPGDGLPPLREVVAAHGLAAKKSLGQNFIFDLNLTQKIARAAGPLDGVRVIEVGPGPGGLTRALLAEGADVVALERDTRCLAALAAVAAAYPGKLEVREADALEADYAALAAPDAPMRICANLPYNIATPLLTGWLESEPWPPFFDRLTLMFQREVAERIVATPRERGAYGRLAVLANWRCTTRILFDVPRQSFVPPPAVTSSIVELVPRETPLPCSARSLSAVTQAAFGQRRKMLRQSLRPLGVDPVLLLDAAGIEPTRRAEEVGLEGFVAMANALADARA from the coding sequence TTGAGCCCGGGCGACGGCCTGCCGCCGCTGCGCGAGGTCGTCGCGGCGCACGGCCTCGCGGCGAAGAAAAGCCTCGGCCAGAACTTCATCTTCGATCTCAACCTGACGCAGAAGATCGCGCGCGCCGCCGGCCCGCTCGACGGCGTGCGCGTCATCGAGGTCGGGCCGGGGCCCGGCGGCCTCACCCGCGCGCTGCTCGCCGAGGGCGCCGACGTCGTCGCGCTCGAGCGCGACACGCGCTGCCTCGCCGCGTTGGCCGCGGTCGCTGCGGCCTATCCCGGCAAGCTCGAGGTGCGCGAGGCCGACGCGCTCGAGGCCGACTACGCCGCGCTCGCTGCCCCCGACGCGCCGATGCGGATCTGCGCCAACCTGCCCTACAACATCGCGACGCCGCTCCTCACCGGCTGGCTCGAGAGCGAGCCGTGGCCGCCGTTCTTCGATCGCCTGACCCTGATGTTCCAGCGCGAGGTGGCCGAGCGCATCGTCGCGACGCCGCGCGAGCGCGGCGCCTACGGCCGGCTCGCCGTGCTCGCCAACTGGCGGTGCACGACGCGCATTCTGTTCGACGTACCGCGCCAGAGCTTCGTCCCGCCGCCGGCGGTGACGTCGAGCATCGTCGAGCTGGTGCCGCGCGAAACGCCCCTGCCCTGCTCGGCACGAAGCCTGTCGGCCGTCACGCAGGCCGCCTTCGGCCAGCGGCGAAAGATGCTGCGGCAGTCGCTGCGCCCGCTCGGCGTCGATCCCGTGCTGCTGCTCGATGCCGCCGGCATCGAGCCGACGCGCCGCGCCGAGGAGGTCGGCTTGGAGGGATTCGTCGCGATGGCGAACGCTCTCGCCGACGCCCGCGCCTAG
- a CDS encoding Heme-degrading monooxygenase HmoA (ID:RHAL1_02272;~source:Prodigal:2.6), with the protein MFIAMNRFKVIKEEAQAFEAMWLGRESFLNESPGFVEFHMLRGPEREDHILYSSHTIWASRETFEDWTRSEQFRAAHKNAGGNKRLTLGHPEFEGFEVIQTVENVKKQAAE; encoded by the coding sequence ATGTTCATCGCGATGAACCGCTTCAAGGTCATCAAGGAGGAGGCGCAGGCCTTCGAGGCCATGTGGCTCGGCCGCGAATCCTTCCTCAACGAGAGCCCCGGCTTCGTCGAGTTCCACATGCTGCGCGGCCCGGAGCGCGAGGACCACATCCTCTATTCCTCGCACACGATCTGGGCGTCGCGGGAAACGTTCGAGGACTGGACGCGCTCGGAGCAGTTCCGCGCCGCGCACAAGAACGCCGGTGGCAACAAGCGCCTCACGCTCGGCCATCCGGAGTTCGAAGGCTTCGAGGTGATCCAGACCGTCGAGAACGTGAAGAAGCAGGCGGCCGAGTGA
- a CDS encoding 4a-hydroxytetrahydrobiopterin dehydratase (source:Prodigal:2.6;~ID:RHAL1_02273), with protein sequence MSKEKTYEPAEIERKLADLPHWHFADSAIQRTYKTAGWRATLMVVTTVGHLCEAGWHHPDLVVSYDSVTVKLSTHSAKGITDKDFAMAAKIEEVVSWRPTGALTGPPASQSYLKPDA encoded by the coding sequence ATGAGCAAGGAAAAGACCTACGAGCCGGCCGAGATCGAGCGCAAGCTCGCCGACCTGCCGCACTGGCACTTCGCCGACAGCGCCATCCAGCGCACCTACAAGACAGCGGGCTGGCGCGCGACGCTGATGGTGGTCACGACCGTCGGCCATCTCTGCGAGGCCGGCTGGCATCATCCCGACCTCGTCGTCAGCTACGACAGCGTCACTGTGAAGCTCTCGACGCATTCGGCGAAGGGCATCACCGACAAGGACTTCGCCATGGCCGCGAAGATCGAGGAGGTCGTCTCGTGGCGGCCGACCGGCGCATTGACCGGGCCGCCCGCAAGCCAGTCCTACCTCAAGCCCGACGCCTAG
- a CDS encoding Short-chain dehydrogenase, associated with 2-hydroxychromene-2-carboxylate isomerase family protein (ID:RHAL1_02274;~source:Prodigal:2.6): protein MARKVAIVAGVGEGTGAALARRFHADGYSIALLARDPGFSQGLATELGDAKAYVCDVGDAASVDATMASVRRDLGEADVLLYNASGSTFGGVDDITPAAFEATWRVSALGSLLLSQAVLPAMKAKGEGAIIFTGATASRRGSPRSAAFAPAKAAQRVLAESMARSLWPLGIHVAILIVDGVIDLPRTRKMMPDKPDDFFLKPAAIAEIAAHVVAQDRSAWSFEVEARPFKETW from the coding sequence ATGGCGCGCAAGGTGGCGATCGTCGCGGGCGTCGGCGAAGGGACGGGAGCAGCGCTCGCGCGACGCTTCCACGCCGACGGCTACAGCATCGCGCTGCTGGCGCGCGACCCCGGCTTCTCGCAAGGCCTCGCGACGGAACTGGGCGATGCCAAGGCTTATGTGTGCGACGTCGGCGACGCCGCGTCGGTCGATGCGACCATGGCAAGCGTACGCCGCGACCTCGGCGAGGCCGACGTTCTGCTCTACAACGCCAGCGGCAGCACCTTCGGCGGCGTCGACGACATCACGCCGGCCGCTTTCGAAGCCACTTGGCGCGTCTCGGCGCTCGGCTCGCTGCTCCTGTCGCAGGCCGTGCTGCCGGCGATGAAGGCCAAGGGCGAGGGGGCGATCATCTTCACGGGCGCCACTGCCTCGCGACGCGGCAGCCCGCGCTCTGCGGCTTTCGCCCCGGCCAAGGCGGCGCAGCGGGTGCTCGCCGAATCCATGGCGCGCAGCCTCTGGCCTCTGGGCATCCACGTCGCGATCCTGATCGTCGACGGCGTCATCGACCTGCCGCGCACGCGCAAAATGATGCCGGACAAGCCCGACGACTTCTTCCTCAAGCCCGCCGCGATCGCCGAGATCGCGGCGCATGTCGTCGCGCAGGACCGCTCGGCCTGGAGCTTCGAGGTCGAGGCGCGGCCCTTCAAGGAAACGTGGTAA
- a CDS encoding hypothetical protein (ID:RHAL1_02275;~conserved protein of unknown function;~source:Prodigal:2.6) produces the protein MSDDNETANPKTDPAPNSNTVKDPDDWTTGEEPMTGAQASYLKTLSEKTDTPYEDGLTKAEASKRIDALRAEAGLGGK, from the coding sequence ATGAGCGACGACAACGAGACCGCCAACCCGAAGACCGACCCGGCGCCGAACTCCAACACGGTCAAGGATCCCGACGACTGGACCACCGGCGAAGAGCCGATGACCGGCGCGCAGGCGTCCTACCTGAAGACGCTGAGCGAGAAGACCGACACGCCCTACGAGGACGGGCTGACCAAGGCCGAGGCGTCGAAGCGCATCGACGCGCTGCGCGCCGAAGCAGGCCTGGGCGGCAAGTAA
- the fzlA gene encoding FtsZ-localized protein A (ID:RHAL1_02276;~source:Prodigal:2.6) yields the protein MAKLYHHPLDPQSRFIRLILAEHGVEPELEEERVFERRLEFLKLNPAGTVPVMVEETGAVVPGAGPIAEYLEETRGAAGKRLMPEDPADRVEVRRLVEWFNVKCTNEVTHWLVTEKVYKRFMSAAQGGGAPEMELVRAARANIRHHLRYIGYLASHRNFLAGDTLTYADLAAAAHISCVDFLGDVPWTEDEMAKSWYARIKSRPAFRGLLADRVPGITPAESYANLDF from the coding sequence ATGGCCAAGCTTTATCACCATCCCCTCGATCCCCAGTCGCGCTTCATCCGCCTGATCCTCGCCGAGCACGGCGTCGAGCCCGAGCTCGAGGAGGAGCGCGTCTTCGAGCGGCGTCTCGAGTTCCTGAAGCTCAATCCGGCGGGCACGGTGCCTGTCATGGTCGAGGAGACGGGCGCCGTAGTGCCCGGCGCCGGGCCGATCGCCGAATATCTCGAGGAGACGCGCGGGGCGGCCGGCAAGCGGCTGATGCCGGAGGATCCCGCCGACCGTGTCGAGGTGCGCCGGCTCGTCGAGTGGTTCAACGTGAAGTGCACCAACGAGGTCACCCATTGGCTGGTGACCGAGAAGGTCTACAAGCGCTTCATGTCGGCGGCCCAGGGCGGCGGCGCTCCGGAGATGGAGCTGGTGCGCGCCGCACGCGCCAACATCCGCCACCACCTGCGCTACATCGGCTATCTCGCCAGCCACCGGAATTTTCTCGCCGGCGACACGCTCACCTATGCGGATCTCGCCGCGGCGGCGCATATCTCCTGCGTCGACTTTCTGGGCGATGTGCCGTGGACCGAGGACGAAATGGCGAAGAGCTGGTACGCGCGGATCAAATCGCGCCCGGCGTTCCGCGGCCTGCTCGCCGATCGCGTCCCGGGCATCACCCCTGCCGAGAGCTACGCCAACCTGGACTTCTGA